From a region of the Chrysemys picta bellii isolate R12L10 chromosome 7, ASM1138683v2, whole genome shotgun sequence genome:
- the OIT3 gene encoding oncoprotein-induced transcript 3 protein, which produces MFQYLFFSFCIYVKLQPISSVALDPCSAYISLNEPWRNTDHQINGSRDQPTCDSHIDGEWYRFTGMAGDAMPTFCIPENHCGTHAPIWLNGSHPRELDGIVQRQACASFKGNCCLWDTTIDVKACPGGYYVYRLTKPSVCFHVYCGHFYDICDVVDCHGSCLDTGDCMCSLGTTLGPDGQTCLDENECEQDNGGCSEFCVNLKNSYRCECGIGRTLGKDGKTCEEIEGCHNNNGGCSHTCIAVEDTYQCECPRGLVLSEDNHSCQVPVLCKSTSIEVSIPKDLVGGLDLSLINASCKGVSNGTHVNINFSLKSCGTVVDVANDKIIATNMVTGLPKQTPGSNGDIIVRTSKLLIPVTCEFPRQYTISEGYVTNLKNSPLEIMSRNRGVFPFTLEIFKDKEFDEPYRDSLPTLKLRDSLYFGIEPMVHVSGLETLVESCFATPTSKIDEILKYYLIQDGCVSDDSVKQYTSKDHLAKHFQVPVFKFVGKDNKEVFLHCRILVCGVLDERSRCAQGCRRRMRRSAGMEEEEEETSHMANHILTGGPIRIDMDE; this is translated from the exons ATGTTCCAGTACTTGTTTTTCTCCTTCTGTATCTATGTCAAGTTACAGCCAATATCTTCAGTGG CCCTGGACCCTTGCTCTGCCTATATCAGCCTGAATGAGCCTTGGAGGAACACTGATCACCAGATAAATGGTTCCCGTGACCAGCCTACATGCGATAGCCACATTGATGGGGAGTGGTACCGTTTCACTGGCATGGCTGGCGATGCCATGCCTACCTTCTGCATCCCAGAGAACCACTGCGGGACGCATGCCCCCATCTGGCTAAACGGCAGCCACCCTAGGGAGTTGGATGGCATTGTCCAAAGACAAGCCTGTGCGAGTTTCAAGGGGAACTGCTGCCTTTGGGACACCACGATTGATGTTAAGGCATGTCCCGGCGGGTATTATGTCTACCGCTTAACCAAGCCTAGTGTCTGCTTCCATGTGTACTGTGGGC ATTTCTATGATATCTGTGATGTGGTGGATTGCCATGGCTCCTGCTTGGATACCGGAGACTGCATGTGTTCCTTGGGGACTACACTGGGACCTGATGGACAGACCTGTCTTG ATGAGAATGAATGTGAACAGGATAATGGAGGTTGCAGTGAGTTTTGTGTGAATCTGAAGAACTCCTATCGCTGTGAATGTGGAATCGGGCGAACGCTGGGAAAGGATGGTAAAACCTGTGAAG AAATTGAAGGTTGCCACAATAATAATGGAGGCTGCAGCCACACCTGCATTGCAGTGGAAGACACATACCAGTGTGAGTGCCCCAGGGGGCTTGTTCTGTCAGAGGACAACCACAGCTGCCAAG TTCCAGTGCTGTGCAAGTCCACCTCCATTGAGGTGAGCATCCCCAAGGATCTGGTTGGAGGGCTGGATCTTTCTCTCATCAATGCTTCCTGCAAAGGAGTATCCAATGGCACTCATGTCAACATCAACTTCTCTTTGAAGTCCTGTGGCACTGTTGTAGAT GTAGCAAATGATAAAATCATTGCTACCAATATGGTGACCGGCTTGCCCAAGCAGACACCTGGCAGTAATGGGGACATCATCGTCCGCACCAGCAAGCTGCTGATCCCTGTGACCTGTGAGTTCCCCCGTCAGTACACCATCTCTGAGGGCTACGTCACCAACCTGAAGAACTCCCCTCTGGAAATCATGAGCCGCAACCGGGGCGTCTTCCCCTTTACCCTCGAGATCTTCAAAGACAAAGAGTTTGACGAGCCCTACAGGGATTCTCTTCCCACCCTCAAGCTTCGTGACTCGCTGTATTTTGGGATCGAGCCCATGGTGCACGTGAGTGGGCTAGAGACACTGGTGGAGAGCTGCTTCGCCACCCCCACCTCAAAAATTGATGAGATCCTGAAGTACTACTTAATTCAAGACGG CTGTGTTTCTGATGACTCCGTGAAACAATACACGTCAAAGGATCATCTTGCTAAGCACTTCCAGGTCCCTGTTTTCAAGTTTGTGGGTAAAGACAACAAG GAAGTGTTCTTGCACTGCCGCATCCTTGTGTGTGGCGTGCTGGACGAGAGGTCTCGCTGTGCCCAGGGGTGTCGGAGACGAATGCGCAGGTCAGCTgggatggaggaagaggaggaggaaaccaGTCACATGGCAAACCATATCCTGACAGGTGGCCCCATTAGAATCGACATGGATGAGTAG